In one window of Dissulfurirhabdus thermomarina DNA:
- a CDS encoding outer membrane beta-barrel protein, which translates to MPARRCGGRAPRGAAALAAAVFCCAVVAVPVDRAAAASGQDAATAERLDRLEERVGDLERALEEKDAQIRELRRRAAGPEGPGKRPGAGGETPLVFTPPGGDIQVGFGGQYRVNSYAADNDLPGDHPTASRVRIRQDLDFRFGERLRSHLELELGHTNDNLTTTPSGSRATTVGVRHAVVAFAPLGLHGPEVRAGILPLSDRFGDVLFSADWDYNPVGVEVRVPLGPVQVRGFAADLHEGAEPVAHDDFDHYQLDLQVRPAPGLRLTAGLSFLDAATPDGHHTRRHWNYGAGVEVEAGPAVAVRACVLGSRTDGRLLGVDDPGQGCAAKLEVTAEAGPHAAGLMATYASGERDGSGFLPVMALSRTYGYWGYTGLLTVQGATDTGIDESAVNISNNGYGLVTVQAYYTHRFESRFSLRLAAGWFGASHTPRGRSSELGIDTLVMGTWRLHRYLTLDLGVAYAHLRDGISGYWSGVGPAGFVAPAGARRDKTAAFSRLQLAF; encoded by the coding sequence ATGCCGGCACGAAGATGCGGCGGGCGAGCGCCCCGGGGGGCCGCGGCCCTTGCGGCGGCGGTCTTCTGCTGTGCCGTGGTCGCCGTCCCCGTGGACCGGGCGGCGGCCGCCTCCGGGCAGGATGCCGCGACCGCGGAGCGCCTCGACCGCCTGGAGGAACGGGTCGGGGACCTCGAGCGGGCGCTGGAAGAGAAGGACGCCCAGATCCGAGAGCTGCGCCGGCGGGCGGCCGGCCCCGAAGGACCCGGGAAGCGACCCGGGGCGGGCGGCGAGACGCCCCTGGTCTTCACGCCCCCCGGGGGGGACATCCAGGTGGGGTTCGGCGGCCAGTACCGCGTCAATTCCTATGCCGCCGACAACGACCTGCCCGGGGACCATCCCACCGCGAGCCGGGTCCGCATCCGCCAGGACCTGGACTTCCGGTTCGGCGAGCGGTTGCGATCGCACCTCGAGCTGGAACTCGGTCATACCAACGACAACCTGACCACAACGCCCTCCGGCTCCCGCGCCACCACGGTGGGGGTGCGACACGCCGTCGTGGCCTTCGCCCCCCTGGGGTTGCACGGCCCCGAGGTGCGGGCGGGCATCCTTCCACTCTCCGACCGGTTCGGCGACGTGCTCTTTTCCGCCGACTGGGACTACAACCCCGTGGGGGTCGAGGTCCGGGTCCCCCTGGGACCGGTTCAGGTCCGGGGTTTCGCCGCCGATCTCCATGAGGGGGCGGAACCCGTCGCCCACGACGATTTCGACCATTACCAGCTCGATCTCCAGGTCCGGCCGGCGCCGGGCCTGCGGCTGACGGCCGGGCTCTCGTTCCTGGATGCGGCCACCCCTGACGGACACCACACGCGGCGCCACTGGAACTACGGGGCCGGCGTCGAGGTGGAGGCCGGGCCCGCCGTGGCGGTCCGCGCCTGCGTCCTTGGGTCCAGGACCGACGGCCGTCTGCTCGGCGTGGACGATCCCGGGCAGGGGTGCGCGGCGAAGCTGGAGGTGACCGCCGAGGCCGGGCCGCACGCCGCCGGTCTCATGGCGACCTACGCCTCCGGCGAACGGGACGGGAGCGGCTTCCTGCCCGTCATGGCCCTTTCCCGGACCTACGGTTACTGGGGCTACACCGGGCTCCTGACCGTCCAGGGGGCCACCGACACCGGCATCGACGAGAGCGCCGTCAACATCTCCAACAACGGCTACGGCCTCGTGACCGTCCAGGCCTATTACACCCACCGGTTCGAGAGCCGGTTCTCCCTCCGGCTCGCCGCCGGCTGGTTCGGCGCCAGCCACACGCCGCGGGGCCGCAGCTCGGAACTCGGTATCGACACCCTGGTCATGGGGACCTGGCGCCTCCACCGGTACCTGACCTTGGACCTCGGGGTGGCCTACGCGCACCTCCGGGACGGGATCAGCGGCTACTGGTCCGGGGTCGGGCCGGCGGGCTTCGTTGCGCCGGCGGGCGCCCGGCGGGACAAGACCGCGGCCTTCTCCCGGCTCCAGCTGGCCTTTTAG
- a CDS encoding sulfite exporter TauE/SafE family protein — MMLSLTAAIVLALAFLFSMLGLGGAMLYIPVFHWFGYDFKSVAIPTGLLLNGVTALSAAVSYLRAGMVDVRGAAPLIVSSFLGAPVGALFTRYVPTETLILLFAAGMILAGGRMLIAAGRPDTRRHMAPGARFALMGAGGFGVGMIAGLLGIGGGFLFVPMMLAMGYPTKQAAATSAFVVVFSSFSGFAGHLAEGHFDWPLMGATLAAVIVGSQLGAKVMRERMKAAWIKRMFGGVLLAVAAKLLWRLFG; from the coding sequence ATGATGCTCTCCCTGACCGCCGCCATCGTCCTCGCCCTGGCATTCCTCTTCTCCATGCTGGGCCTCGGGGGCGCCATGCTCTACATCCCGGTCTTCCACTGGTTCGGCTACGACTTCAAGTCCGTGGCCATCCCCACGGGGCTCCTGCTCAACGGCGTCACCGCCCTCTCCGCCGCCGTCTCGTACCTGCGGGCCGGCATGGTGGACGTCCGGGGGGCCGCGCCCCTCATCGTCTCCTCGTTTCTCGGGGCGCCGGTGGGCGCGCTCTTTACCCGCTACGTCCCCACCGAGACCCTCATCCTCCTCTTCGCCGCCGGGATGATCCTCGCCGGTGGGCGGATGCTCATCGCCGCGGGCCGGCCCGACACGCGGCGGCACATGGCCCCGGGGGCCCGGTTCGCCCTCATGGGGGCGGGCGGCTTCGGCGTGGGGATGATCGCCGGGCTCCTCGGGATCGGGGGCGGCTTCCTCTTCGTCCCCATGATGCTCGCCATGGGCTACCCCACCAAGCAGGCCGCGGCCACCAGTGCCTTCGTGGTGGTCTTCTCGTCCTTTTCGGGGTTCGCCGGGCACCTGGCCGAGGGCCACTTCGACTGGCCCCTCATGGGGGCGACCCTGGCGGCGGTGATCGTCGGCTCGCAGTTGGGGGCCAAGGTGATGCGGGAGCGGATGAAGGCCGCCTGGATCAAGCGGATGTTCGGCGGGGTCCTCCTCGCCGTGGCCGCGAAACTGCTCTGGAGGCTGTTCGGGTGA
- a CDS encoding FmdE family protein: MKKLDELFPIGLAFHGHKCPAMPMGLRAGLAAMRTLGVERAQDKELLLESETGKGHAAACFLDGLMTATGCTYGKANVRKLYYNKLAFTLIDARTGRAVRVAVKPDFFEKALASPFVQQRKAGVPPQEIPAEIADPLVERILGLPEAEFLEVGEVRTVEVPKGKGVFEARRCAGCGELTFVNKLRVGTDGELYCIPCSGYPD; the protein is encoded by the coding sequence ATGAAGAAACTCGACGAACTCTTTCCCATCGGTCTCGCCTTCCACGGCCACAAGTGCCCCGCCATGCCCATGGGGCTCCGGGCGGGCCTGGCCGCCATGCGGACCCTCGGGGTCGAGCGGGCCCAGGACAAGGAACTCCTCCTGGAGTCCGAGACAGGGAAGGGCCATGCCGCCGCCTGCTTCCTGGACGGCCTCATGACGGCCACGGGCTGCACCTACGGCAAGGCCAACGTCCGGAAGCTCTACTACAACAAGCTCGCCTTCACCCTCATCGACGCCCGGACGGGACGGGCCGTCCGCGTGGCGGTCAAACCCGACTTCTTCGAGAAGGCCCTGGCCTCCCCCTTCGTCCAGCAGCGGAAGGCGGGCGTTCCGCCGCAAGAGATCCCGGCCGAGATCGCCGACCCCCTGGTGGAACGGATCCTCGGGCTCCCGGAGGCGGAGTTCCTCGAGGTCGGGGAGGTCCGGACCGTGGAGGTCCCCAAGGGGAAGGGGGTCTTCGAAGCCCGCCGCTGCGCCGGATGCGGGGAGCTCACCTTCGTGAACAAGCTCCGGGTGGGCACCGACGGCGAGCTCTACTGCATCCCGTGCTCCGGCTACCCGGACTGA
- a CDS encoding alginate export family protein yields MRPPRGPLPARALLLLAALLFGLRCAAARAGVTLDGEIRERFEAWNGLNKKAYGDAAVDSAGTVRGEPDDRLLLQRVVAGLTGEGRRIDWRLHLYDARVWGWSLDQDDFVKNRGTSDEVVMDPYEEYLELYDAQVTIKGIGTRQSRLVLGRQVIWYGDRRVFGPGSWGNAIGWLWDAARYSLRRGRDFADVWYGQTKTKDPESLSLAARHAYQGVGLYARHAWSATGGVEPFFAWKKARFFDRDRREDTRFFGCRLYEDDWRGLWFDLTWIRETGRFEDRRGPDPDVSAYAYVAKAGWTFRDLPWRPRLGLGRVYASGDPRPGDDRVRTFSSPFGSTDGRHYGRLDVMSWGNMVDDQASLDLAPRPGLSVHLALHRFSLAEKADKWTYYGYRVPGNRHAHIGDEFDAVIQWRPARDWDVQVFYAVLRAGDFITENGIARNDAGRLVCQVTWRFAAPLDTAAPQSSKEVSP; encoded by the coding sequence TTGCGCCCCCCGCGGGGCCCGCTGCCGGCGCGGGCCCTTCTCCTTCTCGCCGCCCTGCTCTTCGGGCTCCGGTGCGCGGCGGCGCGGGCGGGGGTCACCCTCGACGGGGAGATCCGCGAACGGTTCGAGGCCTGGAACGGCCTCAACAAGAAGGCCTACGGGGACGCGGCCGTGGACTCCGCCGGCACCGTCCGGGGCGAGCCCGACGACCGGCTCCTCCTCCAGCGCGTGGTGGCCGGCCTTACGGGGGAGGGCCGGCGGATCGACTGGCGCCTCCACCTCTACGACGCCCGGGTCTGGGGCTGGTCCCTCGACCAGGACGACTTCGTGAAGAACCGGGGCACCAGCGACGAGGTGGTCATGGACCCCTACGAGGAATACCTCGAGCTCTACGACGCCCAGGTGACGATCAAGGGGATCGGGACCCGGCAGTCCCGCCTCGTCCTCGGCCGCCAGGTCATCTGGTACGGCGACCGCCGCGTCTTCGGCCCCGGCTCCTGGGGAAACGCCATCGGCTGGCTCTGGGACGCCGCCCGGTACTCGCTCCGCCGGGGCCGGGACTTCGCCGACGTCTGGTACGGGCAGACCAAGACCAAGGACCCGGAGTCGTTGAGCCTGGCCGCCCGCCACGCCTACCAGGGCGTGGGCCTCTACGCCCGCCACGCCTGGTCCGCCACCGGGGGCGTCGAGCCCTTCTTCGCCTGGAAGAAGGCCCGCTTCTTCGACCGCGACCGGCGCGAGGACACCCGCTTCTTCGGCTGCCGCCTCTACGAGGACGACTGGCGGGGCCTCTGGTTCGACCTCACATGGATCCGGGAAACCGGCCGCTTCGAAGACCGCCGCGGCCCGGACCCGGACGTCTCGGCCTACGCCTACGTGGCCAAGGCGGGCTGGACCTTCCGGGACCTTCCCTGGCGGCCGCGGCTCGGCCTGGGCCGGGTCTACGCCTCGGGCGACCCCCGCCCCGGCGACGACCGCGTCCGGACCTTCTCCAGCCCCTTCGGCTCCACGGACGGCCGCCACTACGGCCGCCTGGACGTCATGTCCTGGGGCAACATGGTGGACGACCAGGCGAGCCTCGACCTCGCCCCCCGCCCCGGGCTCTCGGTCCACCTGGCCCTCCACCGGTTCTCCCTGGCGGAGAAGGCCGACAAGTGGACCTACTACGGCTACCGGGTGCCCGGCAACCGCCACGCCCACATCGGGGACGAATTCGACGCTGTGATCCAGTGGCGGCCCGCCCGGGACTGGGACGTCCAGGTCTTCTACGCCGTACTCCGGGCCGGGGACTTCATCACCGAAAACGGCATCGCCCGAAACGACGCCGGCCGCCTCGTCTGCCAGGTCACCTGGCGCTTCGCGGCGCCCCTTGACACGGCAGCACCACAATCCAGCAAGGAGGTGTCACCATGA